The nucleotide sequence TGGTGAGATCGGTGGCACTGCCGAGGAAGAGGCCGCGGCCTGGATCGAGGAGACCGGTTTTGCCAAGCCGGTAGTGGCTTTCGTTGCCGGGCGGACAGCTCCCCCGGGCCGACGCATGGGCCACGCCGGGGCCATTATCTCCGGGGGGCAGGGCACCGCCCAGAGCAAGATGGAGGCCCTGCAGGCGGCCGGAATCCAGGTCTGCGATAGTCCGGCCACAATTGGAGCAACGGTCAAACAGGCTATAGCCTAACATCTCGGCACACCTTCGACGCGAGGATAGAGTTGGTAAACAGGACGCTCGCCATCATCAAACCAGATGCCATGGCTGCCCGGCAGCTGGGGAAAATCATTGATCGCATCCTGCAGGCGGGATTCCAAATACGTGCCGCCCGGATCATCAAAATGACCAAACCGCAGGCGGAAAGCTTCTATGAGATCCATCGCAGCCAGCCATTCTTTAAAGAACTCACCACGTTCATGTCTTCGGCC is from Candidatus Neomarinimicrobiota bacterium and encodes:
- a CDS encoding succinate--CoA ligase subunit alpha translates to GEIGGTAEEEAAAWIEETGFAKPVVAFVAGRTAPPGRRMGHAGAIISGGQGTAQSKMEALQAAGIQVCDSPATIGATVKQAIA